The proteins below are encoded in one region of Hordeum vulgare subsp. vulgare chromosome 3H, MorexV3_pseudomolecules_assembly, whole genome shotgun sequence:
- the LOC123444606 gene encoding protein translation factor SUI1 homolog produces MSDLDVQVPTAFDPFAEANAEDSGAGAGSKNYVHVRVQQRNGRKSLTTVQGLKKDYSYNKILKDLKKEFCCNGTVVQDPELGQVIQLQGDQRKNVATFLVQAGLAKKESIKIHGF; encoded by the exons ATGTCTGATCTCGACGTCCAGGTTCCAACTGCTTTTG ATCCGTTTGCTGAGGCAAATGCTGAGGACTCCGGCGCTGGTGCTGGATCAAAGAACTATGTGCATGTGCGTGTCCAGCAGCGCAACGGAAGAAAGAGTCTGACAACTGTTCAGGGCTTGAAGAAAGACTACAGCtacaacaagattctcaaggatctCAAAAAGGAATTCTGCTGTAATGGTACTGTAGTCCAGGATCCAGAACTAGGCCAG GTCATCCAACTCCAAGGTGATCAGCGTAAGAATGTTGCTACATTTCTAGTGCAG GCTGGACTTGCAAAGAAAGAGAGTATCAAGATTCACGGATTTTAG